One Deinococcus betulae DNA segment encodes these proteins:
- a CDS encoding ABC transporter permease, translating into MRDAARLFQAEWLRSVILMRRYLGNTVGSVLGLTVVFLGLFFSTRYVSGMSSFGERLDSVVVGYVLWSLILFVLADVSMDAQNEAQTGTLEQICLSRFGLTRVFVLRSLTRVVWTLLMNAVVLSVICLVTGTRLHLSPWLIVPVASALMGAFGLAFMFGALALGAKRIQQLLNLANFALLFVVMTPFEKTAPALFPLLSLLPMVPGAAGVRTVMVDGSAPSLLSAAVMLIGGALWFGLGMQVFRRADRAVRTRGLLGSY; encoded by the coding sequence GCGTGACGCCGCGCGCCTTTTTCAAGCCGAGTGGCTGCGCTCGGTCATCCTGATGCGCCGCTACCTGGGCAATACGGTGGGCAGCGTGCTGGGCCTGACGGTCGTGTTTCTGGGACTGTTTTTCAGCACGCGGTACGTGTCGGGCATGAGCAGTTTCGGAGAGCGGCTGGACAGCGTGGTCGTGGGCTACGTGCTGTGGTCGCTGATTCTGTTCGTGCTGGCCGACGTGAGCATGGACGCGCAAAATGAGGCGCAGACCGGCACGCTGGAGCAGATCTGCCTGTCCCGCTTTGGGCTGACGCGGGTGTTCGTGCTGCGCAGCCTGACGCGGGTGGTGTGGACCCTGCTGATGAACGCGGTGGTCCTGAGTGTCATCTGCCTGGTCACGGGTACGCGCCTGCACCTGAGTCCCTGGTTGATCGTGCCGGTCGCCTCGGCGCTGATGGGCGCATTTGGGCTGGCCTTTATGTTTGGGGCGCTGGCCCTGGGCGCCAAGCGCATTCAGCAGCTGCTGAACCTGGCCAATTTTGCGCTGCTGTTCGTGGTGATGACGCCGTTTGAGAAGACGGCCCCCGCCCTGTTCCCCCTGCTTTCGCTGCTGCCGATGGTGCCGGGCGCGGCAGGCGTGCGGACTGTCATGGTGGACGGCAGCGCCCCGAGCCTCCTGAGTGCGGCTGTCATGCTGATCGGCGGCGCGCTGTGGTTTGGGCTGGGCATGCAGGTGTTCCGCCGCGCCGACCGCGCGGTACGGACACGCGGTCTGCTGGGGAGCTACTGA